From Anopheles coluzzii chromosome 3, AcolN3, whole genome shotgun sequence, the proteins below share one genomic window:
- the LOC120959986 gene encoding syntenin-1-like — translation MSLYPSLEDMLVDKMVQSQNTAIATAAAQQQQQHLPYPPSAPKDAYGLYPSFTNDTPSAKMDEKPSSPPMAASIMYPDLYEYMGLELSKEMIQANMPQYMAPAHVAPSTAIVPQQSTVAIVSNANMVAPVSGHFTGLQRAQVTNGIRELVMCKGADKKVGLRVQAINKGIFVCVVVKNSPAALAGLRFGDQILQINGTLVAGFSVDDVHKLLKKSDKNNISVVVRDRPFERAITLHKDSAGSFGFQFNNGTITAIVKDSSAARNGLLIDQQLLEVNGQNVIAMKDKEIRELISSSDQVMTLTIVPKMIYDVMIKKLSTSWLRGKMDHSVPDF, via the exons ATGTCGCTCTATCCGTCGCTCGAGGACATGCTGGTGGATAAGATGGTGCAGTCACAAAACACGGCCATCGCCACCGCTGCagcccagcaacagcagcagcatctcccGTACCCACCATCCGCCCCAAAGGATGCTTACGGGCTGTATCCCAGCTTCACGAACGACACACCCTCAGCGAAGATGGATGAAAAACCCTCTTCCCCTCCGATGGCGGCCAGCATCATGTATCCCGATCTGTACGAGTACATGGGCCTGGAGCTGTCCAAGGAGATGATCCAGGCAAACATGCCCCAGTACATGGCACCAGCGCACGTCGCGCCGTCGACCGCGATCGTACCCCAGCAGTCGACGGTGGCGATCGTGAGCAATGCCAATATGGTCGCACCCGTTTCGGGCCACTTTACCGGGCTGCAGCGTGCCCAAGTGACGAACGGCATTCGTGAG CTCGTAATGTGCAAGGGTGCGGACAAGAAGGTCGGCCTGCGGGTGCAGGCGATCAATAAGggcatttttgtgtgcgtggTCGTAAAGAACAGTCCGGCCGCGTTGGCGGGTTTGCGCTTTGGCGACCAGATACTGCAGATCAACGGTACGCTGGTGGCCGGCTTTTCCGTGGACGATGTGCACAAGCTGCTGAAGAAGAGCGACAAGAACAACATctcggtggtggtgcgcgaTCG ACCCTTCGAGCGTGCCATTACACTGCACAAAGATTCGGCCGGTAGCTTCGGGTTCCAGTTTAACAACGGTACCATTACGGCGATCGTGAAGGATTCGTCCGCCGCCCGCAACGGACTGCTGATCGATCAGCAGCTGCTCGAGGTGAACGGGCAAAATGTGATCGCCATGAAGGACAAGGAAATCCGGGAGCTGATCAGCAGCTCGGACCAGGTCATGACGCTCACGATCGTGCCGAAGATGATCTACGACGTGATGATCAAGAAGCTGTCCACCTCGTGGCTGCGGGGCAAGATGGACCATTCGGTGCCAGATTTTTAA
- the LOC120959987 gene encoding RNA-binding protein with serine-rich domain 1: MTRSKNRSDSEESEKADKKQRGREKERKKRTSSSSDSSGSSSDSSSSRSSSGSRSSSSSSSSSSSSSSSSSSSGAERSRTKRKTNTRSRSRSRSKSPAQPAQSWDKQSAATAKEPPVKGTSVRSKSKEKTERRSSEPRDNDKENKQARAPSVDKSIKDSRSRRSRSGSSKRKRRERSVTPRPVRIHIGRLTRNVNRDHIVEIFSSYGEISKVDFPMERFQPFGRGFCYVEYVDPNGAENAMKHMDGGQIDGQEITASPVLVQKQRPPMRRPSPIMRNNRPMPRWRTSPMRYRRRPSIRRSPRRRRSRSPVRRRRQSNSSDSSR, translated from the exons at GACGCGGTCGAAGAATCGGTCCGACTCGGAGGAATCGGAAAAGGCCGACAAGAAGCAGCGGGGTCGTGAGAAGGAGCGTAAAAAGCGTACCTCTAGCAGCAGCGATAGCAGCGGAAG CTCATCGGACAGCAGCTCCTCGCGCAGCAGTTCCGGTTCGCGGTCGAgctcgtccagcagcagctcgtcctcgtccagctcctcgtcgtcgtccagCAGCGGGGCCGAGCGTTCACGCACCAAGCGCAAAACGAACACCCGCTCCCGGTCGCGGTCGCGCAGCAAGAGCCCGGCCCAACCGGCCCAAAGCTGGGACAAACAGTCCGCCGCCACTGCCAAGGAACCGCCGGTAAAGGGCACGAGCGTGCGGTCCAAATCGAAGGAGAAAACGGAACGCCGCAGTTCGGAACCGCGCGACAATGACAAGGAAAACAAGCAGGCCCGGGCGCCATCGGTCGACAAGTCGATCAAAGATTCGCGCAGCCGCCGCTCGCGGTCCGGTTCGTCGAAGCGCAAGCGTCGCGAACGTTCCGTCACGCCGCGCCCGGTACGCATCCACATCGGCCGGCTGACGCGCAACGTTAACCGTGATCACATTGTGGAAATCTTCAGCTCGTACGGCGAGATCAGCAAGGTCGATTTCCCGATGGAACGGTTCCAACCGTTCGGCCGCGGGTTCTGCTACGTGGAGTACGTCGACCCGAATGGGGCGGAAAATGCGATGAAGCACATGGACGGTGGCCAGATCGATGGGCAGGAGATAACGGCGTCGCCCGTGCTGGTACAGAAGCAGCGCCCGCCGATGAGGCGTCCCTCGCCGATCATGCGCAACAATCGGCCCATGCCGCGCTGGCGTACCTCGCCGATGCGCTACCGGCGCCGCCCATCGATCCGACGCAGCCCGCGGCGTAGACGCTCGCGCAGCCCGGTCAGGCGGCGTCGCCAGAGCAACAGCTCGGACAGTTCGCGCTAG
- the LOC120959985 gene encoding importin-13 isoform X2 codes for MDEVQTIEAAVLSFYRGGSEQQKETHKWLQQVQNSPQAWSFCWELMQLNKSSEIQFFGAITLNSKLRSDWAEVPKEAHHELKQKLLETIVLFGNGPKIVLNRLCISLGLFIVHMLRHPTVIEEVTNMFLHEQLGNLSKVTQIEILMAVLEGIPEEVKNIRTQIPRTVVCEELNRNAEFVMQTVVTYLNEKLSRSAVEPHDMNGLINAAKCTGTWVAHGNVHLNDREGMIQTLLKAIHYCYWKEPKDDGCLMPEENELAETALKSLANIISSYATQNAKYSFTVINYMKLFLDVLVPILDAEYKENNDNENLALMIYALFISTLECFSSAIFAGIVTDSEEVSKVYTRTVDMLIKCTDKPGTYPVDESCSTYAMEFWYMLQEEVLSMDSGEHKKRCLEAIKPVYAHVVKVLVRKSQLPTESSLHKWNDDDLEAFRCYRQDIGDTLLSCHDVLNDLMLDVLSEALDESIMYLSYDPQSTESWTLLEATIHAFCSIAQKIEYTEHQQIVKLLKVLNEIPYEKYSDKLFGMALETVGAYSEWIGDNPKYLPSAITLLVKGLNSTKASQATLGLKDLTSECQKEVIPYALPLLDACRTALQEGHLKNAEMIRLMYTVGNILSVISYENIILYLDAMVSPCFEELQVHVQNNDRTEPTKARVVLRLEMISKLFSSLNIRKPTEGDMDKGLVVGVGPHKLPFPAGGTPAPGAPVQPILLILEKTMGLLKSLCTLWIHDETVIDTLCKALQQALTNLMDDIKPLLTEMCCLVLSILNTNCVVSAADIAGNFILMFYKDQDCRQLMVQLFTAIMDYNFNQMELNVGKLSRIADLIETFYAFNTRISKKIPICYSEVQIDCMKLVDYATKCMMLPETGPMKKSVAFITMFVKESTNHPVMMNVILAQGENIVRSTFLCIGGTALRTQVEIFADIFLALNFRYPAEFIQWMKLLEVPNFPTAYVSATDKEQFMRKIIKERVNKRLVQDHVRKFAALCRNIVEYENK; via the exons ATGGACGAAGTGCAAACCATCGAGGCAGCCGTCCTGTCCTTCTATCGGGGCGGGTCGGAGCAGCAGAAGGAGACGCACAAATGGCTGCAGCAGGTACAGAACAGCCCGCAGGCTTGGTCCTTCTGCTGGGAGCTGATGCAGCTGAACAAATCGTCCGAAATACAGTTTTTCGGCGCAATCACGCTCAACTCGAAGCTGCGCAGCGATTGGGCCGAGGTGCCGAAGGAGGCCCACCACGAGCTGAAGCAGAAGCTGCTCGAAACGATCGTACTGTTTGGGAATGGGCCGAAAATTGTGCTTAACAGACTGTGTATTTCG CTGGGTCTCTTTATCGTACACATGCTACGGCACCCGACCGTGATCGAAGAGGTGACCAACATGTTCCTGCACGAGCAGCTCGGTAACCTGTCCAAGGTGACACAGATCGAGATACTGATGGCCGTCCTGGAGGGCATACCGGAGGAGGTGAAAAACATACGCACACAGATCCCGCGCACGGTGGTGTGCGAGGAGCTGAACCGGAACGCGGAGTTCGTGATGCAAACCGTCGTTACGTACCTGAACGAGAAGCTTAGCCGCAGCGCGGTCGAGCCGCACGACATGAACGGGCTGATCAATGCGGCCAAGTGTACCGGCACGTGGGTTGCGCACGGCAATGTGCATCTGAACGACCGCGAGGGCATGATACAAACGCTGCTCAAAGCGATCCACTACTGCTACTGGAAGGAGCCAAAGGACGACGGCTGTCTAATGCCGGAAGAGAATGAGCTTGCAGAAACGGCACTTAAGTCGCTAGCG AACATAATCTCGTCGTACGCGACGCAAAATGCGAAATATTCGTTCACCGTCATCAACTACATGAAGCTGTTCCTGGACGTGCTCGTACCGATCCTGGACGCGGAGTACAAGGAGAACAACGACAACGAGAACCTGGCGCTGATGATTTACGCCCTGTTcatctccaccctcgagtgcTTCTCGTCGGCCATCTTTGCCGGCATCGTTACCGACTCGGAGGAGGTGTCCAAGGTGTACACGCGCACGGTCGACATGCTGATCAAGTGCACGGACAAGCCGGGCACCTACCCGGTGGACGAATCGTGCAGCACGTACGCGATGGAGTTCTGGTACATGCTGCAGGAGGAGGTCCTCTCGATGGACAGCGGCGAGCACAAGAAGCGCTGCCTCGAAGCCATCAAGCCCGTTTACGCACACGTGGTGAAGGTGCTGGTGCGGAAATCGCAACTGCCCACCGAATCCTCCCTGCACAAGTGGAACGATGACGATCTGGAGGCGTTCCGGTGCTATCGGCAGGACATTGGCGATACGCTGCTGTCCTGCCACGACGTGCTGAACGATCTGATGCTCGACGTGCTGTCGGAGGCGCTGGACGAATCGATCATGTACCTCAGCTACGATCCGCAGTCGACGGAAAGCTGGACACTGCTCGAAGCGACCATACACGCGTTCTGCTCGATCGCGCAGAAGATCGAGTACACCGAGCACCAGCAGATCGTGAAGCTGCTCAAGGTGCTGAACGAAATCCCGTACGAGAAGTACAGCGACAAGCTGTTCGGCATGGCGCTCGAAACGGTCGGTGCGTACAGCGAGTGGATCGGGGACAACCCCAAGTATCTGCCGTCCGCCATCACGCTGCTGGTGAAGGGTCTGAACTCCACCAAAGCGTCCCAGGCCACGCTCGGGCTGAAGGACCTGACCTCGGAGTGCCAGAAGGAGGTAATACCGTACGCCCTGCCGCTGCTGGACGCTTGTCGCACGGCACTGCAGGAAGGCCATCTGAAGAATGCGGAGATGATCCGGCTCATGTACACCGTCGGCAACATACTGAGCGTCATCTCGTACGAAAACATCATCCTCTACCTGGATGCGATGGTTTCGCCCTGCTTCGAGGAGCTGCAGGTGCACGTGCAGAACAACGACCGGACCGAACCGACCAAGGCGCGGGTCGTGCTGCGGCTCGAAATGATCTCGAAGCTGTTCTCCTCGCTAAACATTCGCAAACCGACCGAGGGTGACATGGACAAGGGGCTGGTGGTGGGCGTGGGACCGCACAAGCTGCCCTTTCCGGCCGGTGGAACGCCGGCACCGGGCGCTCCGGTACAGCCGATCCTGCTCATACTGGAGAAAACGATGGGCCTGCTGAAGAGCTTGTGCACGCTGTGGATTCACGACGAGACGGTTATCGACACGCTGTGCAAAGCGCTGCAGCAGGCGCTGACCAACCTGATGGATGACATTAAACCGCTGCTTACTGAGATGTGCTGTCTGGTGCTGTCCATCCTGAACACGAACTGCGTCGTCTCGGCGGCGGATATTGCAGGAAAT TTCATCCTGATGTTTTACAAAGATCAAGACTGTAGGCAGCTCATGGTGCAATTGTTTACTGCCATCATGGACTACAACTTCAACCAGATGGAG CTAAATGTGGGTAAACTGTCCCGGATAGCGGATCTGATTGAAACGTTCTACGCGTTCAACACGAGAATATCGAAAAAGATCCCAATCTGCTACAGCGAGGTACAGATAGACTGTATGAAGTTGGTGGATTACG CCACCAAGTGTATGATGTTACCAGAGACGGGCCCGATGAAGAAGAGCGTGGCGTTCATCACGATGTTCGTAAAGGAATCGACCAACCACCCCGTCATGATGAACGTGATACTGGCGCAGGGCGAAAACATTGTCCGATCTACCTTCCTGTGTATTG GTGGTACAGCCCTTCGCACGCAGGTGGAAATTTTTGCCGACATTTTCCTTGCCCTCAACTTCCGCTATCCGGCCGAATTCATCCAGTGGATGAAGCTGCTGGAGGTACCGAACTTCCCGACCGCGTACGTCAGCGCCACCGATAAGGAGCAGTTTATGCGCAAAATTATCAA GGAGCGGGTTAACAAGCGGCTGGTGCAGGATCATGTGCGAAAGTTTGCCGCGCTCTGCAGGAACATTGTCGAGTATGAGAACAAATAA
- the LOC120959985 gene encoding importin-13 isoform X1 — protein MDEVQTIEAAVLSFYRGGSEQQKETHKWLQQVQNSPQAWSFCWELMQLNKSSEIQFFGAITLNSKLRSDWAEVPKEAHHELKQKLLETIVLFGNGPKIVLNRLCISLGLFIVHMLRHPTVIEEVTNMFLHEQLGNLSKVTQIEILMAVLEGIPEEVKNIRTQIPRTVVCEELNRNAEFVMQTVVTYLNEKLSRSAVEPHDMNGLINAAKCTGTWVAHGNVHLNDREGMIQTLLKAIHYCYWKEPKDDGCLMPEENELAETALKSLANIISSYATQNAKYSFTVINYMKLFLDVLVPILDAEYKENNDNENLALMIYALFISTLECFSSAIFAGIVTDSEEVSKVYTRTVDMLIKCTDKPGTYPVDESCSTYAMEFWYMLQEEVLSMDSGEHKKRCLEAIKPVYAHVVKVLVRKSQLPTESSLHKWNDDDLEAFRCYRQDIGDTLLSCHDVLNDLMLDVLSEALDESIMYLSYDPQSTESWTLLEATIHAFCSIAQKIEYTEHQQIVKLLKVLNEIPYEKYSDKLFGMALETVGAYSEWIGDNPKYLPSAITLLVKGLNSTKASQATLGLKDLTSECQKEVIPYALPLLDACRTALQEGHLKNAEMIRLMYTVGNILSVISYENIILYLDAMVSPCFEELQVHVQNNDRTEPTKARVVLRLEMISKLFSSLNIRKPTEGDMDKGLVVGVGPHKLPFPAGGTPAPGAPVQPILLILEKTMGLLKSLCTLWIHDETVIDTLCKALQQALTNLMDDIKPLLTEMCCLVLSILNTNCVVSAADIAGNFILMFYKDQDCRQLMVQLFTAIMDYNFNQMELNVGKLSRIADLIETFYAFNTRISKKIPICYSEVQIDCMKLVDYATKCMMLPETGPMKKSVAFITMFVKESTNHPVMMNVILAQGENIVRSTFLCIGGTALRTQVEIFADIFLALNFRYPAEFIQWMKLLEVPNFPTAYVSATDKEQFMRKIINEMNTLFSRERVNKRLVQDHVRKFAALCRNIVEYENK, from the exons ATGGACGAAGTGCAAACCATCGAGGCAGCCGTCCTGTCCTTCTATCGGGGCGGGTCGGAGCAGCAGAAGGAGACGCACAAATGGCTGCAGCAGGTACAGAACAGCCCGCAGGCTTGGTCCTTCTGCTGGGAGCTGATGCAGCTGAACAAATCGTCCGAAATACAGTTTTTCGGCGCAATCACGCTCAACTCGAAGCTGCGCAGCGATTGGGCCGAGGTGCCGAAGGAGGCCCACCACGAGCTGAAGCAGAAGCTGCTCGAAACGATCGTACTGTTTGGGAATGGGCCGAAAATTGTGCTTAACAGACTGTGTATTTCG CTGGGTCTCTTTATCGTACACATGCTACGGCACCCGACCGTGATCGAAGAGGTGACCAACATGTTCCTGCACGAGCAGCTCGGTAACCTGTCCAAGGTGACACAGATCGAGATACTGATGGCCGTCCTGGAGGGCATACCGGAGGAGGTGAAAAACATACGCACACAGATCCCGCGCACGGTGGTGTGCGAGGAGCTGAACCGGAACGCGGAGTTCGTGATGCAAACCGTCGTTACGTACCTGAACGAGAAGCTTAGCCGCAGCGCGGTCGAGCCGCACGACATGAACGGGCTGATCAATGCGGCCAAGTGTACCGGCACGTGGGTTGCGCACGGCAATGTGCATCTGAACGACCGCGAGGGCATGATACAAACGCTGCTCAAAGCGATCCACTACTGCTACTGGAAGGAGCCAAAGGACGACGGCTGTCTAATGCCGGAAGAGAATGAGCTTGCAGAAACGGCACTTAAGTCGCTAGCG AACATAATCTCGTCGTACGCGACGCAAAATGCGAAATATTCGTTCACCGTCATCAACTACATGAAGCTGTTCCTGGACGTGCTCGTACCGATCCTGGACGCGGAGTACAAGGAGAACAACGACAACGAGAACCTGGCGCTGATGATTTACGCCCTGTTcatctccaccctcgagtgcTTCTCGTCGGCCATCTTTGCCGGCATCGTTACCGACTCGGAGGAGGTGTCCAAGGTGTACACGCGCACGGTCGACATGCTGATCAAGTGCACGGACAAGCCGGGCACCTACCCGGTGGACGAATCGTGCAGCACGTACGCGATGGAGTTCTGGTACATGCTGCAGGAGGAGGTCCTCTCGATGGACAGCGGCGAGCACAAGAAGCGCTGCCTCGAAGCCATCAAGCCCGTTTACGCACACGTGGTGAAGGTGCTGGTGCGGAAATCGCAACTGCCCACCGAATCCTCCCTGCACAAGTGGAACGATGACGATCTGGAGGCGTTCCGGTGCTATCGGCAGGACATTGGCGATACGCTGCTGTCCTGCCACGACGTGCTGAACGATCTGATGCTCGACGTGCTGTCGGAGGCGCTGGACGAATCGATCATGTACCTCAGCTACGATCCGCAGTCGACGGAAAGCTGGACACTGCTCGAAGCGACCATACACGCGTTCTGCTCGATCGCGCAGAAGATCGAGTACACCGAGCACCAGCAGATCGTGAAGCTGCTCAAGGTGCTGAACGAAATCCCGTACGAGAAGTACAGCGACAAGCTGTTCGGCATGGCGCTCGAAACGGTCGGTGCGTACAGCGAGTGGATCGGGGACAACCCCAAGTATCTGCCGTCCGCCATCACGCTGCTGGTGAAGGGTCTGAACTCCACCAAAGCGTCCCAGGCCACGCTCGGGCTGAAGGACCTGACCTCGGAGTGCCAGAAGGAGGTAATACCGTACGCCCTGCCGCTGCTGGACGCTTGTCGCACGGCACTGCAGGAAGGCCATCTGAAGAATGCGGAGATGATCCGGCTCATGTACACCGTCGGCAACATACTGAGCGTCATCTCGTACGAAAACATCATCCTCTACCTGGATGCGATGGTTTCGCCCTGCTTCGAGGAGCTGCAGGTGCACGTGCAGAACAACGACCGGACCGAACCGACCAAGGCGCGGGTCGTGCTGCGGCTCGAAATGATCTCGAAGCTGTTCTCCTCGCTAAACATTCGCAAACCGACCGAGGGTGACATGGACAAGGGGCTGGTGGTGGGCGTGGGACCGCACAAGCTGCCCTTTCCGGCCGGTGGAACGCCGGCACCGGGCGCTCCGGTACAGCCGATCCTGCTCATACTGGAGAAAACGATGGGCCTGCTGAAGAGCTTGTGCACGCTGTGGATTCACGACGAGACGGTTATCGACACGCTGTGCAAAGCGCTGCAGCAGGCGCTGACCAACCTGATGGATGACATTAAACCGCTGCTTACTGAGATGTGCTGTCTGGTGCTGTCCATCCTGAACACGAACTGCGTCGTCTCGGCGGCGGATATTGCAGGAAAT TTCATCCTGATGTTTTACAAAGATCAAGACTGTAGGCAGCTCATGGTGCAATTGTTTACTGCCATCATGGACTACAACTTCAACCAGATGGAG CTAAATGTGGGTAAACTGTCCCGGATAGCGGATCTGATTGAAACGTTCTACGCGTTCAACACGAGAATATCGAAAAAGATCCCAATCTGCTACAGCGAGGTACAGATAGACTGTATGAAGTTGGTGGATTACG CCACCAAGTGTATGATGTTACCAGAGACGGGCCCGATGAAGAAGAGCGTGGCGTTCATCACGATGTTCGTAAAGGAATCGACCAACCACCCCGTCATGATGAACGTGATACTGGCGCAGGGCGAAAACATTGTCCGATCTACCTTCCTGTGTATTG GTGGTACAGCCCTTCGCACGCAGGTGGAAATTTTTGCCGACATTTTCCTTGCCCTCAACTTCCGCTATCCGGCCGAATTCATCCAGTGGATGAAGCTGCTGGAGGTACCGAACTTCCCGACCGCGTACGTCAGCGCCACCGATAAGGAGCAGTTTATGCGCAAAATTATCAA tgaaATGAACACTCTTTTCTCCAGGGAGCGGGTTAACAAGCGGCTGGTGCAGGATCATGTGCGAAAGTTTGCCGCGCTCTGCAGGAACATTGTCGAGTATGAGAACAAATAA
- the LOC120959988 gene encoding 40S ribosomal protein S15Aa-like — translation MVRISVLADALKCINNAEKRGKRQVLIRPNSKVVIRFLTVMMKHGYIGEFEIVDDHRSGKVVVNLTGRLNKAGIISPRFDTKVTDLERWTNNLLPSRQFGYVVLTTSGGIMDHEEARRKHLGGKILGYFF, via the coding sequence atggTCCGTATCAGCGTGCTGGCCGATGCGCTCAAGTGCATCAACAATGCGGAGAAGCGCGGCAAGCGCCAGGTGCTGATCCGCCCGAACTCGAAGGTGGTCATCCGCTTCCTGACCGTCATGATGAAGCACGGCTACATCGGCGAGTTCGAGATCGTCGACGACCATCGCAGCGGCAAGGTGGTGGTGAACCTGACCGGCCGCCTGAACAAGGCCGGCATCATCTCGCCCCGGTTCGACACGAAGGTGACCGATCTGGAGCGCTGGACGAACAATCTGCTGCCGTCGCGTCAGTTCGGCTACGTCGTGCTCACCACCAGCGGCGGTATCATGGACCATGAGGAGGCCCGGCGGAAGCATCTGGGAGGAAAGATTTTGGGATATTTCTTCTAA
- the LOC120959115 gene encoding glycosyltransferase-like domain-containing protein 1-like yields MASILILEAFYGGSHKQLVDVLLKDLKEEEYDLLTIPAKKWHWCARMSALHFAGRISTAHRYQTIFCSSVLNLAELIGMRTDLAACRKIVYFHENQLCYPVRDAKQRDVQYGINQITTCLCADRILFNSRYNMNSFLDSIESFLRKVPNMSFQGVREKIVPKCDVLYFPVEFGKLTKRGVKAEKEESPPLHIIWPHRWEHDKNPEQLVEGLLALQAKGVNFRVSILGERFETIPSCFEQLEERLEGKVAQFGPLPREEYLRTLAEGDVVLSTALHEFYGVAMLEAVYSGCVPLVPNRLVYPELYPKDKLFNTTAQLVKQLYNWCRNRALFEKHRADFFGKISLGGYSAEQLVPQFIAILRNTE; encoded by the exons ATGGCTTCAATTTTGATTCTGGAAGCATTCTACGGCGGTTCTCACAAACAACTGGTAGATGTGTTACTGAAAG ATCTCAAGGAGGAAGAGTACGATCTGCTTACCATTCCGGCGAAAAAATGGCACTGGTGTGCACGGATGAGTGCGTTACACTTTGCCGGCCGCATCTCTACTGCCCACCGGTACCAAACCATCTTCTGCAGCTCGGTACTGAACCTAGCTGAGCTGATTGGAATGCGAACGGATCTCGCTGCCTGCCGGAAGATTGTTTACTTTCACGAAAATCAACTGTGCTACCCGGTCAGGGATGCGAAACAGCGTGACGTCCAGTATGGAATCAACCAGATAACGACGTGCCTATGTGCTGATAGGATACTGTTTAACTCACGGTACAACATGAACTCCTTTCTCGATAGCATAGAATCGTTTTTAAGGAAAGTACCCAACATGAGCTTCCagggagtgagagagaaaattGTCCCAAAGTGTGACGTTCTGTACTTCCCGGTGGAGTTTGGGAAGCTGACAAAGAGAGGCGTTAAAgcagagaaagaagaaag CCCTCCTCTCCACATCATTTGGCCTCATCGCTGGGAGCACGATAAAAATCCGGAACAGCTTGTCGAAGGGTTGCTGGCACTTCAGGCAAAGGGGGTCAACTTTCGCGTCTCAATACTGGGCGAACGATTCGAAACCATTCCCAGTTGCTTTGAGCAGCTGGAGGAGCGATTGGAGGGGAAGGTGGCACAGTTTGGACCACTGCCGAGGGAGGAGTATTTGCGCACGTTGGCCGAAGGGGATGTGGTACTGTCCACCGCACTGCACGAGTTTTACGGAGTGGCAAT GCTTGAAGCGGTTTACAGTGGATGTGTGCCGTTGGTTCCGAACCGGTTAGTTTATCCGGAGCTCTATCCAAAGGATAAACTGTTCAATACAACGGCACAGTTGGTAAAGCAGCTGTACAATTGGTGCCGTAATCGTGCGCTGTTTGAAAAGCATCGTGCAgacttttttggtaaaattaGTCTTGGTGGTTATTCGGCGGAGCAGCTTGTGCCGCAATTCATCGCCATCCTAAGGAATACAGAATGA
- the LOC120959754 gene encoding dynein assembly factor with WDR repeat domains 1, whose product MRLIKIYLRYYPPGIALNYQKKGIEGTKMIDLFDLTPSCDLQVLTKQIASTEPLITQEVFPQVTEILEKLQKKLKEPVKTKFYLFKTLQTHILPLTNVCFDKSGKKCITGSYDRTCRIWNVESGDEEKVLKGHENVVFSVAYNYPRCDRILTGSFDKTAKIWNPVSGNCINTLWGHTAEIVGAEFNPHQCELVATCSMDNTARVFHSETGQEIHLFADHSAEVISARFNKEGSLLLTASFDETATVWDMRAKEHAIVIRGHEAELSNAVWNFQCNLIATSSLDRTAKIWDLRRLDEPQATATHKDEVLDVAFNCTGTRLATGSADCTAKVWDVTGNFELVTIMAGHSDEVSKVTFSPPGGLLLTASADKTARIWNSGTGTCTQTLSGHDGEVFSCSFNYSGDAIITASKDNTCKIWR is encoded by the exons ATGAGATTGATAAAGATATACCTTCGATACTATCCACCTG GCATTGCGCTGAACTACCAGAAGAAAGGTATCGAAGGGACCAAAATGATAGATCTGTTTGATCTTACACCAAG CTGTGATCTCCAAGTGCTAACGAAGCAAATTGCCTCCACCGAACCACTCATTACGCAAGAAGTGTTCCCCCAGGTGACGGAAATATTGGAAAAGCTGCAGAAAAAGCTCAAAGAACCGGTCAAGACCAAGTTTTACCTGTTCAAAACGCTGCAAACGCACATCCTGCCACTGACGAATGTGTGCTTCGACAAATCGGGCAAAAA ATGCATTACCGGATCTTACGACCGAACCTGTCGCATCTGGAACGTGGAAAGCGGTGACGAAGAGAAGGTCCTTAAAGGGCATGAAAATGTCGTCTTCTCTGTAGCCTACAACTATCCCCGATG CGACCGGATACTTACAGGATCATTTGACAAAACTGCCAAGATATGGAACCCCGTCTCGGGCAACTGTATCAACACACTCTGGGGTCATACGGCCGAAATTGTGGGCGCAGAGTTCAATCCCCACCAGTGTGAGCTGGTAGCAACGTGCAGCATGGACAATACGGCCCGCGTGTTTCACTCGGAAACGGGCCAGGAGATACATCTGTTTGCGGATCATTCGGCGGAAGTTATCTCGGCCCGGTTCAACAAGGAGGGCAGTCTGCTGCTCACCGCCTCGTTCGACGAAACGGCCACCGTGTGGGATATGCGAGCTAAAGA GCACGCCATCGTTATCCGTGGACATGAGGCCGAACTAAGTAACGCTGTCTGGAACTTCCAGTGCAATCTGATCGCTACCAGCTCCCTTGACCGGACGGCCAAGATATGGGATCTGCGTCGGTTGGATGAACCACAAGCCACGGCCACCCACAAGGATGAAGTGCTGGACGTTGCGTTCAACTGTACCGGCACACGGTTAGCGACGGGCAGTGCCGACTGTACCGCCAAGGTGTGGGATGTTACGGGCAACTTCGAGCTCGTTACGATCATGGCCGGCCATTCGGACGAAGTGTCTAAGGTGACGTTCAGCCCACCGGGTGGACTGCTGCTGACGGCATCGGCCGACAAAACGGCCCGCATTTGGAATTCGGGCACCGGTACCTGCACCCAGACACTGTCCGGGCACGATGGGGAAGTGTTTTCCTGCTCGTTCAACTACTCCGGCGACGCCATCATTACCGCGTCGAAGGACAACACGTGTAAGATATGGAGATGA